The proteins below come from a single Salinilacihabitans rarus genomic window:
- a CDS encoding complex I subunit 1/NuoH family protein produces the protein MTASAPVLQADDTVLLPERIADLTGLGEFGVLGEAVAAFVAALIVGSLMLAMTGVAGPWAKRKITAAFTDRIAVNRVGPWGLLIIVADSVRLLSKELIVPENADRPAFDLAPIVVAGSAILGFAVIPMGSGIHLADPEVGLAYVFAVAGIVSIGLVMAGYSSANKYSLLGGLRAVAQNIAYEIPLVVTGMSVVIFAGSLRMSEIVAVQNETALFTIPGLEWTIPAWFAIVNPFAFALFLAANLAEVGRNPFDIPEAPTEIVAGYQTEYSSVYFVLVYLGEFLHIFLGGAIIATIFLGGPAGPGPAELGIVWFTVKIWAVFLLTQWMRSAIPRVRIDQLIEIGWKGMLVLSFANLVLTAVIVGVISA, from the coding sequence ATGACGGCGAGCGCGCCGGTCTTGCAGGCCGACGACACGGTCTTGCTGCCCGAGCGGATCGCCGACCTCACCGGCCTCGGCGAGTTCGGCGTCCTCGGCGAGGCGGTCGCGGCGTTCGTCGCGGCGCTCATCGTCGGGAGCCTGATGCTCGCGATGACCGGCGTCGCCGGCCCGTGGGCGAAGCGGAAGATCACCGCGGCGTTCACCGACCGGATCGCGGTCAACCGCGTCGGCCCGTGGGGACTTCTCATCATCGTCGCTGACTCGGTGCGCCTGCTCTCGAAGGAACTGATCGTGCCGGAGAACGCCGACCGCCCGGCGTTCGACCTCGCGCCGATCGTCGTCGCCGGGTCGGCGATCCTCGGCTTCGCCGTCATCCCGATGGGAAGCGGCATCCACCTCGCCGACCCCGAGGTCGGCCTCGCCTACGTCTTCGCCGTCGCCGGCATCGTGAGCATCGGGCTGGTGATGGCCGGCTACTCGTCGGCGAACAAGTACTCGCTGCTCGGCGGCCTGCGTGCGGTCGCCCAGAACATCGCCTACGAGATCCCGCTCGTCGTGACGGGGATGTCGGTGGTGATCTTCGCCGGGTCGTTGCGGATGAGCGAGATCGTCGCCGTCCAGAACGAGACGGCGCTGTTCACGATCCCGGGCCTCGAGTGGACGATCCCGGCGTGGTTCGCGATCGTCAACCCGTTCGCGTTCGCGCTGTTCCTCGCGGCCAACCTCGCGGAGGTCGGGCGCAACCCGTTCGACATCCCGGAGGCGCCGACCGAGATCGTCGCCGGCTACCAGACCGAGTACTCCTCGGTCTACTTCGTGCTGGTCTACCTCGGGGAGTTCCTGCACATCTTCCTCGGGGGCGCGATCATCGCGACGATCTTCCTCGGCGGGCCCGCCGGCCCCGGCCCGGCCGAACTGGGCATCGTCTGGTTCACCGTGAAGATCTGGGCGGTGTTCCTGCTGACCCAGTGGATGCGCTCGGCGATACCGCGCGTCCGGATCGACCAACTGATCGAGATCGGCTGGAAGGGGATGCTCGTGCTGTCGTTCGCGAACCTCGTGCTCACCGCGGTCATCGTGGGGGTGATCAGCGCATGA
- the nuoL gene encoding NADH-quinone oxidoreductase subunit L: MAGAFDFAPAIALFPLAAFVIALVFGARMPKRGALAGILATAASLLLSLWALATVAGGETYHETLYEWAVGDVVAETGAGTIEFTFGILLDPLSTLMLVIVSLIAFLVHVFSLGYMNAEGETGLPRYYAELGLFTFSMLAFVFADNLLMAFMFFELVGLCSYLLIGFWFRTRSAPSAAKKAFLVTRFGDYFFLVGVVAIAATFGTVGFAGDGSFVVAAEEAIDAGDTLFGFGAESWVTLTGLLVLGGVVGKSAQFPLHTWLPDAMEGPTTVSALIHAATMVAAGVYLVARMFGYYALSPTALAIIAFVGGFTALFAATMGVVKDDVKQVLAYSTISQYGYMMLGLGVGGYVAGVFHLMNHAFFKALLFLGAGSVIVLMHHEQDMWKMGGLKDKAPVTYWTFLAGALALAGIVPFSGFWSKDEVLFDALIVGLEQPVILAAFAMGLVAVFFTGFYTFRMVFLTFHGEPRTEAAEDPHPVGWSIKAPLVVLGVLALVAGFANLAPVYKLAGVDLTFLESWLDGEYGAVEGLTYHAYHETVPFAEGYVGSEATTVLLSAGLSLGLAVGGAALAHVLYNVPEPERHTARLGAVYDVLYSNYYQDEYQVWLARGVTLPLARAADRFDGSVVDGVVNGVSSVSLFGSSWVKRVQTGIVTNYAALLTAGFIALLLLLGVLGGWFV; the protein is encoded by the coding sequence ATGGCAGGCGCATTCGACTTCGCTCCGGCGATCGCGCTGTTCCCCCTCGCGGCGTTTGTCATCGCGCTCGTCTTCGGCGCCCGGATGCCGAAGCGGGGCGCGCTCGCGGGCATCCTCGCGACGGCGGCCTCGCTGCTGCTGTCGCTGTGGGCGCTGGCGACCGTCGCGGGCGGCGAGACCTACCACGAGACGCTCTACGAGTGGGCGGTCGGCGACGTCGTCGCCGAGACCGGCGCCGGCACGATCGAGTTCACGTTCGGCATCCTGCTCGATCCGCTGTCGACGCTGATGCTCGTGATCGTCTCGCTGATCGCGTTCCTCGTACACGTCTTCAGCCTCGGGTACATGAACGCCGAGGGCGAGACCGGCCTGCCGCGGTACTACGCCGAACTCGGCCTCTTTACCTTCAGCATGCTCGCGTTCGTCTTCGCGGACAACCTGCTGATGGCGTTCATGTTCTTCGAACTGGTGGGGCTGTGCTCGTACCTGCTGATCGGCTTCTGGTTCCGCACCCGTAGCGCCCCCTCGGCCGCGAAGAAGGCGTTCCTCGTCACCCGCTTTGGCGACTACTTCTTCCTGGTCGGCGTCGTCGCCATCGCGGCGACGTTCGGCACGGTCGGGTTCGCCGGCGACGGCTCGTTCGTCGTCGCCGCCGAGGAGGCCATCGACGCCGGCGACACCCTGTTCGGCTTCGGCGCCGAAAGCTGGGTGACGCTGACCGGCCTGCTCGTGCTCGGCGGCGTGGTCGGCAAGTCCGCGCAGTTCCCGCTGCACACGTGGCTGCCGGACGCGATGGAGGGTCCGACCACCGTCTCCGCGCTCATCCACGCGGCGACGATGGTCGCCGCCGGCGTCTACCTCGTCGCGCGGATGTTCGGCTACTACGCGCTCAGCCCGACCGCGCTCGCGATCATCGCGTTCGTCGGCGGCTTCACGGCGCTCTTTGCCGCGACGATGGGCGTCGTCAAAGACGACGTCAAGCAGGTGCTGGCGTACTCGACGATCAGCCAGTACGGCTACATGATGCTGGGCCTCGGCGTCGGCGGCTACGTCGCCGGGGTCTTCCACCTCATGAACCACGCGTTCTTCAAGGCGCTGCTGTTCCTCGGCGCCGGGTCCGTCATCGTCCTCATGCACCACGAACAGGACATGTGGAAGATGGGCGGGCTGAAGGACAAGGCGCCGGTCACCTACTGGACGTTCCTCGCGGGCGCGCTCGCGCTCGCGGGTATCGTCCCGTTCTCGGGCTTCTGGTCGAAAGACGAGGTGCTGTTCGACGCGCTGATCGTCGGCCTCGAACAGCCGGTCATCCTCGCGGCGTTCGCGATGGGACTCGTGGCCGTGTTCTTCACCGGCTTCTACACGTTCCGGATGGTCTTCCTGACCTTCCACGGCGAACCCCGCACCGAGGCCGCCGAGGACCCCCATCCCGTCGGCTGGTCGATCAAGGCCCCGCTGGTGGTGCTGGGCGTCCTCGCGCTCGTCGCCGGGTTCGCCAACCTCGCGCCGGTGTACAAGCTGGCCGGCGTCGACCTGACGTTCCTCGAATCGTGGCTCGACGGCGAGTACGGCGCCGTCGAGGGGCTGACCTACCACGCCTACCACGAGACGGTGCCGTTCGCGGAGGGCTACGTCGGCTCCGAGGCTACGACCGTCCTGCTCAGCGCGGGGCTGTCGCTCGGCCTCGCGGTCGGCGGCGCGGCGCTCGCACACGTCCTCTACAACGTGCCCGAACCCGAACGCCACACCGCGCGCCTCGGCGCGGTCTACGACGTCCTGTACAGCAACTACTATCAGGACGAGTACCAGGTGTGGCTCGCACGGGGCGTCACGCTCCCGCTGGCGCGGGCGGCCGACCGCTTCGACGGCAGCGTCGTCGACGGCGTCGTCAACGGCGTTTCGAGCGTCAGCCTGTTCGGCAGTAGCTGGGTGAAACGCGTCCAGACGGGTATCGTGACCAACTACGCGGCGCTGTTGACCGCCGGGTTCATCGCGTTACTGCTACTGCTCGGCGTCCTCGGAGGGTGGTTCGTATGA
- a CDS encoding NADH-quinone oxidoreductase subunit J, with protein MTYELIAFALFAFVTLASAIGVVLVQDPWHSALLLGVTLLSVAVYYVMLAAEFVAVMQVLVYVGGVLVLITFAVMLTRAERDEVVQT; from the coding sequence ATGACATACGAGCTGATCGCGTTCGCGCTGTTCGCGTTCGTCACGCTCGCCAGCGCGATCGGCGTCGTGCTCGTGCAGGACCCGTGGCACTCCGCGCTCCTGCTCGGCGTGACGCTGTTGAGCGTCGCGGTCTACTACGTGATGCTGGCGGCGGAGTTCGTCGCCGTGATGCAGGTCCTCGTCTACGTGGGCGGGGTCCTGGTACTCATCACGTTCGCCGTGATGCTGACGCGGGCCGAACGAGACGAGGTGGTACAGACATGA
- the nuoK gene encoding NADH-quinone oxidoreductase subunit NuoK, which translates to MSAVPIEYYVLLSMALFCVGLFGILTRRNALLFLMSVEIMLNAANVNLIAFAFYHGNLTGQVFALFTMALAAAEVAVGLGIIMVLYRNFRDVDVTVPSAMRW; encoded by the coding sequence GTGAGCGCCGTCCCGATCGAGTACTACGTCCTCCTGTCGATGGCCCTGTTCTGCGTGGGGCTGTTCGGCATCCTGACGCGTCGCAACGCGCTGTTGTTCCTGATGTCCGTCGAGATCATGCTGAACGCGGCCAACGTCAACCTGATCGCGTTCGCGTTCTACCACGGCAACCTCACCGGCCAGGTGTTCGCGCTGTTTACGATGGCGCTGGCCGCCGCCGAGGTCGCCGTCGGACTCGGGATCATCATGGTGCTGTACCGCAACTTCCGGGACGTCGACGTCACCGTCCCGTCGGCGATGAGGTGGTAA
- a CDS encoding SDR family oxidoreductase, which yields MASTGERVLIAGASGDTGRELLSVLRPTDLTVRATTRSYATADALKRLGADEVVVADFFESADAVRAVEGCDVVYCALGTSPGPRHVLGGRLVDRTGAINLATAAVGESVDHFVLLSAIGVGTSKAGMSLAGRLLLRATLRAKRDAETALRRSGLGYTIFRPGRLTNATPTGEVVVGEGGDSVSGSIPRADVARVMAAAPFTPEARNRTFEIVSRDGLAGTPTNVVEVPWEFERVGVEHEREVRR from the coding sequence ATGGCTTCGACGGGCGAACGCGTGCTGATCGCGGGAGCGAGCGGCGACACCGGCCGGGAACTGCTCTCGGTCCTCCGACCGACCGACCTCACCGTGCGGGCGACCACCCGCTCGTACGCGACGGCGGACGCCCTGAAACGGCTGGGCGCCGACGAGGTGGTGGTCGCCGACTTCTTCGAGTCCGCCGACGCCGTCCGGGCAGTCGAGGGCTGTGACGTCGTCTACTGCGCGCTCGGGACGTCGCCGGGGCCGCGCCACGTCCTCGGGGGCCGACTCGTCGACCGGACGGGCGCGATCAACCTCGCGACCGCCGCCGTCGGCGAGAGCGTCGACCACTTCGTGTTGCTGAGCGCGATCGGCGTCGGCACCTCGAAGGCGGGAATGTCCCTCGCCGGCAGGCTGTTGCTCCGTGCGACCCTGCGGGCGAAACGCGACGCCGAGACGGCGCTGCGGCGGTCGGGGCTCGGCTACACGATCTTCCGACCGGGGAGACTGACGAACGCGACGCCGACCGGCGAGGTCGTCGTCGGCGAGGGCGGCGACTCGGTGTCCGGGTCGATCCCGCGGGCGGACGTCGCGCGGGTGATGGCCGCCGCGCCGTTCACGCCCGAGGCCCGCAACCGGACGTTCGAGATCGTCAGCCGCGACGGACTGGCCGGGACGCCGACGAACGTCGTCGAGGTACCCTGGGAGTTCGAGCGCGTCGGCGTCGAACACGAGCGGGAAGTGCGACGCTGA
- a CDS encoding DHH family phosphoesterase encodes MVFRLVLGCGTVGRRVIDRSPEHDGRLLVVTEDPDLAETLREGNVPAECADPTDPSVLAAIETPDIVFVASDRPATNRAALERAREAFPAATFVADVGADPTDDDRDAITALADRVVDREATVAEAVLDRTTTPDAEKAAALRRHLSRLDGPLAVVAHDNPDPDAIASAVALRNIAAAVGVEAEACYYGEISHQENRAMVNLLDLELRNLAPEDSLAEFASFALVDHSRPGVNDGLPEDLEADVVIDHHPPRGPVPGAFVDLREDVGATSTMLVDYLDRFGLDVDRRTATALLYGIQIDTDDFTREVAASDFEAAATLRPLVDERLLERIEQPTVEGETFDTIARAIKNRTQRGSVVAASAGRIASRDAIPQAADQLLSMTGIDTTLVFGFRDEEVYVSARSRANDVDLGETLRDAFGQIGSAGGHADMAGAQLEIGILAGTDDEDEVESIVSIVEEVIVDRFFEAIRTRPGTPAGAYSQTSEWLFAPDEEAEGDREDVESA; translated from the coding sequence ATGGTTTTTCGGCTCGTGCTCGGGTGCGGGACCGTCGGTCGACGCGTCATCGACCGATCCCCCGAGCACGACGGCCGCCTGCTGGTCGTCACCGAGGACCCGGACCTCGCCGAGACCCTCCGCGAGGGCAACGTCCCCGCCGAGTGTGCGGACCCGACTGACCCGTCGGTCCTCGCCGCCATCGAAACGCCGGATATCGTCTTCGTCGCGAGCGACCGTCCCGCGACGAACCGGGCCGCGCTCGAACGCGCCCGCGAGGCGTTCCCGGCGGCCACGTTCGTCGCCGACGTCGGCGCCGACCCGACCGACGACGACCGTGACGCGATCACCGCCCTCGCCGACAGGGTGGTCGACCGGGAGGCGACGGTCGCCGAGGCGGTGCTCGACCGGACGACGACCCCCGACGCCGAGAAAGCCGCCGCGTTGCGCCGACACCTCTCGCGGCTCGACGGCCCGCTGGCGGTCGTCGCCCACGACAACCCCGACCCCGACGCCATCGCGAGCGCGGTCGCGCTCCGGAACATCGCGGCGGCCGTCGGCGTCGAAGCGGAGGCCTGCTACTACGGCGAGATCTCCCACCAGGAGAACCGGGCGATGGTCAACCTGCTCGACCTCGAGTTGCGCAACCTCGCCCCCGAGGACTCGCTCGCGGAGTTCGCGTCGTTCGCGCTGGTCGACCACTCCCGACCGGGGGTCAACGACGGCCTGCCCGAGGACCTCGAGGCCGACGTCGTCATCGACCACCACCCGCCCCGCGGGCCGGTCCCGGGGGCGTTCGTCGACCTCCGCGAGGACGTCGGCGCGACGAGCACGATGCTCGTCGACTACCTCGACCGGTTCGGCCTCGACGTCGACCGGCGGACGGCGACGGCGTTGCTGTACGGCATCCAGATCGACACCGACGACTTCACCCGCGAGGTGGCGGCCAGCGACTTCGAGGCCGCGGCGACGCTGCGTCCGCTGGTCGACGAGCGCCTGCTGGAACGGATCGAACAGCCCACCGTCGAGGGCGAGACGTTCGACACGATCGCACGGGCGATCAAGAACCGGACCCAGCGGGGGTCGGTCGTCGCGGCCAGCGCCGGCCGAATCGCCAGCCGCGACGCGATCCCACAGGCGGCCGACCAGTTGCTGTCGATGACGGGCATCGACACGACGCTCGTCTTCGGCTTCCGCGACGAGGAGGTGTACGTCTCCGCGCGCTCGCGGGCGAACGACGTCGACCTCGGGGAGACGCTGCGGGACGCGTTCGGCCAGATCGGCAGCGCCGGCGGCCACGCCGACATGGCCGGCGCGCAACTCGAAATCGGCATCCTCGCCGGGACCGACGACGAGGACGAGGTGGAGTCGATCGTCAGCATCGTCGAGGAGGTGATCGTCGACCGGTTCTTCGAGGCGATCCGGACGCGGCCGGGGACGCCGGCGGGGGCGTACAGTCAGACCAGCGAGTGGCTGTTCGCGCCCGACGAGGAGGCGGAGGGAGACCGTGAGGACGTCGAGTCGGCGTGA
- a CDS encoding CBS domain-containing protein: MDLAPDGSKPRVDEYMTRDVATVSPDATVRDVAVRIAESDEHSGFPVCERRRVEGFVSARDLLLADDEEPIFKVMATDLIVAHPKMKVTDAARVILRSGIQKLPVVDDAGNLVGIISNSDVVRSQIERATPEKVGKLMRTLENIHAVELREERRTVPLAELTPTQGRVYADELEGRRYELEHGLAEPLVVIDNEGTLLLADGHHRVLAANRLGIDEMDAYVIVVDHRIDLGMERTAEREGLSDLEDIEVVDYAAHPLVETTERLQSDRR; this comes from the coding sequence ATGGACCTCGCGCCGGACGGGAGCAAACCGCGGGTCGACGAGTACATGACCCGGGACGTCGCGACGGTCTCGCCGGACGCCACGGTCCGCGACGTCGCGGTCCGCATCGCCGAGAGCGACGAGCACAGCGGCTTCCCGGTCTGCGAGCGCCGCCGCGTCGAGGGGTTCGTCAGCGCGCGCGACCTGTTGCTGGCCGACGACGAGGAGCCGATCTTCAAGGTGATGGCGACGGACCTCATCGTCGCCCACCCGAAGATGAAGGTGACCGACGCCGCCCGCGTCATCCTCCGGTCGGGCATCCAGAAGCTACCGGTCGTCGACGACGCGGGCAACCTCGTCGGCATCATCTCGAACTCCGACGTCGTCCGCAGCCAGATCGAGCGTGCCACCCCCGAGAAGGTGGGGAAGCTGATGCGCACGCTGGAGAACATCCACGCGGTCGAGTTGCGCGAGGAGCGCCGGACCGTCCCGCTGGCGGAACTCACCCCGACGCAGGGACGGGTCTACGCCGACGAACTCGAAGGCCGGCGGTACGAACTCGAACACGGCCTCGCGGAGCCGCTGGTCGTCATCGACAACGAGGGGACGTTGCTGCTCGCCGACGGCCACCACCGCGTGCTCGCGGCCAACCGCCTCGGCATCGACGAGATGGACGCCTACGTCATCGTCGTCGACCACCGGATCGACCTCGGGATGGAACGGACCGCCGAGCGCGAGGGCCTGTCCGACCTCGAGGACATCGAGGTGGTCGACTACGCGGCCCACCCGCTGGTCGAGACGACCGAGCGCCTCCAGTCCGACCGACGGTGA
- a CDS encoding NuoI/complex I 23 kDa subunit family protein produces MIGLLKSMATTMKHALDGNTFTVEYPDDAPDVSPRFRGVHKFSQERCIWCRQCENVCPNDTIQIVTDDKRNGEQYNLHIGQCVYCRLCEEVCPVDAILLTQNFEFTADTKHDFVYNKEQLKAVPWYKDIDPLESREPDRGAWIGEGEGDVDYQ; encoded by the coding sequence ATGATCGGACTGCTCAAATCGATGGCGACGACGATGAAACACGCGCTGGACGGCAACACGTTCACCGTCGAGTACCCGGACGATGCGCCGGACGTCTCCCCGCGGTTCCGGGGGGTCCACAAGTTCAGCCAGGAGCGGTGTATCTGGTGTCGCCAGTGCGAGAACGTCTGTCCGAACGACACGATCCAGATCGTCACGGACGACAAGCGAAACGGCGAGCAGTACAACCTCCACATCGGTCAGTGTGTCTACTGCCGGCTGTGCGAGGAGGTCTGTCCGGTCGACGCCATCCTGCTCACCCAGAACTTCGAGTTCACCGCCGACACGAAACACGACTTCGTCTACAACAAAGAGCAGTTGAAGGCAGTGCCGTGGTACAAGGACATCGACCCGCTGGAGTCGCGCGAACCCGACCGGGGCGCGTGGATCGGCGAGGGCGAAGGAGACGTAGACTACCAGTAA
- a CDS encoding complex I subunit 4 family protein — MMIEALIAVALTGALVTFLAPNRVAGKLAFAVSLVPAALSLWMFTAFDGSGNALLGGDLAFESRAEWISLGEYAITWFVGLDGISMPLVVLTTVLVTLAIVSSWTPIDERESQFYGLLLFIEANLIGVFAALDFFLWFVFWEAVLIPMYLMIGVWGGPRRKYAAIKFFVYTNVASLVMFGAVIALVFGLGDPVTSFGLPEIADAMVNGDGVQRTVLGIAPGTLASLAFVAMFLGFAVKVPVVPFHTWLPDAHVEAPTPASVLLAGVLLKMGTYAMLRFNFTMFPEQVEAYAIPIAAVAVISVIYGAMLALAQTDLKRIVAYSSVSSMGYVILGLVAYTTFGVGGATFQMVSHGLISGLMFMAVGVVYNATHTRMVTDMSGLADRMPVAIGILVAGSFAYMGLPLMSGFYGEFTIFFGAFQSELLAYAPAFTALAMFGIVIVAGYLLFALQRTAFGPYRLETDYEIGRAPLHDVAPMIVLLALIVALGVAPDDLLFEMITDAVDPILNGGEF, encoded by the coding sequence ATGATGATCGAAGCGTTGATCGCGGTCGCACTGACCGGCGCACTGGTGACGTTCCTCGCGCCGAACCGAGTCGCGGGCAAACTCGCCTTCGCCGTCAGCCTCGTGCCCGCGGCGCTCTCGCTGTGGATGTTCACGGCGTTCGACGGCAGCGGCAACGCCTTGCTCGGGGGCGACCTCGCCTTCGAGTCCCGCGCGGAGTGGATCTCGCTGGGCGAGTACGCGATCACCTGGTTCGTCGGCCTCGACGGCATCTCGATGCCGCTCGTGGTGCTGACGACGGTGCTCGTCACGCTGGCCATCGTCAGTTCGTGGACGCCGATCGACGAGCGCGAGTCGCAGTTTTACGGCCTGTTGCTGTTCATCGAGGCGAACCTGATCGGCGTCTTCGCGGCGCTTGACTTCTTCCTCTGGTTCGTCTTCTGGGAGGCCGTGCTCATCCCGATGTACCTCATGATCGGGGTCTGGGGCGGCCCGCGCCGGAAGTACGCCGCGATCAAGTTCTTCGTCTACACGAACGTGGCGTCGCTGGTGATGTTCGGTGCCGTCATCGCGCTCGTGTTCGGGCTCGGCGACCCGGTCACCAGCTTCGGGCTGCCCGAAATCGCCGACGCGATGGTCAACGGCGACGGCGTCCAGCGGACGGTGCTTGGCATCGCGCCGGGGACGCTGGCGTCGCTCGCGTTCGTCGCGATGTTCCTCGGCTTCGCCGTGAAGGTGCCGGTGGTCCCCTTCCACACGTGGCTGCCGGACGCTCACGTCGAGGCGCCCACCCCGGCGTCGGTGCTGCTGGCGGGCGTCCTGCTGAAGATGGGCACGTACGCCATGCTCCGGTTCAACTTCACGATGTTCCCCGAGCAGGTCGAGGCGTACGCGATCCCGATCGCCGCGGTGGCCGTGATCAGCGTCATCTACGGCGCGATGCTGGCGCTGGCCCAGACCGACCTGAAGCGGATCGTCGCCTACTCGTCGGTGTCGTCGATGGGCTACGTCATCCTCGGGCTGGTCGCGTACACCACGTTCGGCGTCGGCGGCGCGACGTTCCAGATGGTCAGCCACGGGCTCATCTCGGGGCTGATGTTCATGGCCGTCGGCGTCGTCTACAACGCGACCCACACCCGGATGGTCACGGATATGTCCGGGCTGGCCGACCGGATGCCGGTCGCGATCGGCATCCTCGTCGCGGGCTCGTTCGCGTACATGGGCCTGCCGCTGATGAGCGGGTTCTACGGCGAGTTCACGATCTTCTTCGGCGCCTTCCAGTCCGAACTGCTGGCGTACGCGCCCGCGTTCACGGCACTTGCGATGTTCGGCATCGTCATCGTCGCGGGCTACCTGCTGTTCGCGCTCCAGCGGACCGCCTTCGGCCCGTACCGGCTCGAAACCGACTACGAGATCGGCCGCGCCCCGCTGCACGACGTCGCGCCGATGATCGTCCTGCTGGCGCTGATCGTCGCGCTCGGCGTGGCCCCCGACGACCTGCTGTTCGAGATGATCACGGACGCGGTCGACCCGATCCTGAACGGAGGTGAGTTCTGA
- a CDS encoding NADH-quinone oxidoreductase subunit N: MEPIQLPEWTALAPALLFALTALALFVYDSIEPRSTNRTVLAGTATVGSLASLTVAVWFVLAGVGTPGVDGGNGVVDLFGGQFVVDQLTLFFSIVVAVVATLVSIASYDYMEGHAYQAEYYSLVMLAATGMTTMAAANSLVTVFIALELSSLPSYALVSILKTNRGSVEAGLKYFLIGALSSAVFVYGVSLVYGATGHLQLEAIANNLGGAAEFGGLLGLGIVMLLGGFAFKTASVPFHFWAPEAYEGAPAPISAFLSSASKAAGFVITIRVFTTAFPLEEATAVIGIDWTLAFVVLALVTMTLGNFAAATQENVKRMLAYSSVGHAGYALIGLAGLGAGANDLVLGAAMMHLLVYGFMNTGAFLFVGLAEHWGVGRTFADYNGLSKQAPIACAAMAVFLFSLAGVPPLGGFWSKYFLYVGAIEAGLLVVAAALVVNSALSLYYYSRLVKALWIEDPVAGRDSLSQPTGLYAAIVVAAVVTVALLPGFGPVAEFAIDAAAAVVP; the protein is encoded by the coding sequence ATGGAACCGATCCAGTTGCCCGAGTGGACGGCGCTCGCGCCCGCGTTGCTGTTCGCGCTGACCGCGCTGGCGCTGTTCGTCTACGACAGCATCGAACCGCGCTCGACGAACCGGACCGTCCTCGCGGGCACCGCGACGGTCGGCTCGCTCGCCTCGCTGACGGTCGCCGTCTGGTTCGTCCTCGCCGGCGTGGGGACGCCGGGTGTCGACGGCGGCAACGGCGTCGTCGATCTCTTCGGCGGCCAGTTCGTCGTCGATCAGCTGACGCTGTTCTTCAGCATCGTCGTCGCGGTCGTCGCCACGCTGGTCTCGATCGCCAGCTACGACTACATGGAGGGCCACGCCTACCAGGCCGAGTACTACTCGCTTGTCATGCTCGCCGCGACGGGGATGACGACGATGGCGGCGGCCAACAGCCTCGTGACGGTGTTCATCGCCCTCGAACTGAGCAGCCTGCCGTCGTACGCGCTCGTCTCGATCCTCAAGACCAACCGCGGGAGCGTCGAAGCCGGCCTGAAGTACTTCCTGATCGGCGCGCTCTCCTCGGCGGTGTTCGTCTACGGCGTCAGCCTCGTCTACGGCGCCACCGGCCACCTCCAGCTCGAGGCCATCGCCAACAACCTCGGCGGCGCCGCGGAGTTCGGCGGCCTGCTCGGGCTGGGCATCGTGATGCTGCTGGGTGGCTTCGCGTTCAAGACCGCCAGCGTCCCGTTTCACTTCTGGGCGCCCGAGGCGTACGAGGGCGCGCCCGCACCCATCTCGGCGTTTCTCTCGTCGGCCTCGAAGGCCGCCGGCTTCGTGATCACGATCCGCGTGTTCACGACGGCGTTCCCGCTCGAAGAGGCGACGGCGGTCATCGGCATCGACTGGACGCTCGCGTTCGTCGTCCTCGCGCTGGTGACGATGACGCTCGGCAACTTCGCGGCCGCGACCCAGGAGAACGTCAAGCGGATGCTGGCGTACTCCTCGGTCGGCCACGCCGGCTACGCGCTGATCGGTCTGGCCGGCCTCGGCGCGGGGGCGAACGACCTCGTCCTCGGGGCGGCGATGATGCACCTGCTCGTCTACGGCTTCATGAACACGGGCGCGTTCCTGTTCGTGGGTCTGGCCGAGCACTGGGGCGTCGGCCGCACCTTCGCCGACTACAACGGCCTCTCGAAGCAGGCGCCGATCGCCTGCGCCGCGATGGCCGTCTTCCTGTTCAGTCTCGCCGGCGTGCCGCCGCTGGGTGGCTTCTGGAGCAAGTACTTCCTGTACGTCGGCGCCATCGAGGCCGGCCTGCTCGTCGTCGCCGCCGCGCTCGTCGTCAACAGCGCGCTGTCGCTGTACTACTACTCGCGGCTGGTGAAGGCGCTGTGGATCGAAGACCCCGTCGCCGGACGCGACTCGCTCTCGCAGCCGACCGGGCTGTACGCGGCGATCGTCGTCGCCGCCGTCGTGACCGTCGCGCTGCTGCCGGGCTTCGGGCCCGTCGCCGAGTTCGCGATCGACGCCGCGGCGGCGGTCGTCCCCTGA